The nucleotide window AGTGTTGATTCAGAAATTAAAGAATGAAAATAACCTCTTGAAACATTACAACCTTAAATCTTATGAACAAAACCGAAAATTGCCAAGCCTAGAAGAGATAAGAAACGTGCATGGAGAGAAAATCACTCAGGCATTAAGATTAAAGTTGCACGTGATAGAAGAGAATTTTTCTAAATACTATTATGCTCAAATGTTTCCGTTGCTTCCTAAATGGCTACGGATTCTTAAGCGAGTGGGTAGAAATGCAGTTGAACCGTACAATAATCTTCTTAACTTGAGTTATGAGGTTCTTGAGTGGAAAATTTTGAAATCATGCTTAAAATCGAAATTAGAGCTTTATTTAGGATTTTTACATAGCGTTCAATATGGAAAACCTTCATTGGTTCTTGATCTCATAGAGCCTTTTAGACCGTACATAATACATTTCCTCATGCACTACTCCAAAACCTTAACCTCTAAAGACTTTCAGAAACACTACATCATAAAAGACCACTATCCACGCTATTTCTTGAAACATAAAACCGCGTGGAATCTAATTGAAACTATCAACAAACAACTGTTTGAGGCCTACCTTCCAATGCAACGAAACCGGAAACATGGAAAACAGATGAGTTTTGAAACCTTCATAGATGAGTACGTTAGCTCAATAGCCGGACACCTCAACGCTAACAAGCCAATAAAAAGAGAATTTCCTTCTTATTCCATGTTTTCTTTCAAAAATTATGAATTATGTCTTTAATAAAATTTGGGTTTTAGGGATACAAATGTGTTCTATCTATTCAGTTCTGTTTCGATATTCTTGATAATATCTGGAAGTCTTCTCTTAATCATTCCTAAAATGTCAACTATATCTTTTTCTGTAGGATCTTTTCTTTCCGTCAGAATTACTAATGCATCCGATCTTGCAAAGGCTTCACCTATGACATATCCGAGAACAATGTCTCTTATAGATGTAATTGGAGTTTGTTTTTCAACCCATCTAGCAATATTAAAATTAAGGTTAAATATCTCTGGTCTGGTCACGTGATCCAGCATTCTTTCAATAATACCTCTCGTTCTACTATCCAACCTATGTCCCTAAAGTCTTTATAAGCTAAGTTCTCTCTA belongs to Patescibacteria group bacterium and includes:
- the cas1 gene encoding CRISPR-associated endonuclease Cas1, translating into MKIILKDFGYFLGTNEDTFKIKQNDKLLKEIPFENVHEIVIGTRNAVSVDALAWASLYRIGVVITLHNGKPLAVLHSIKDMANVKTRLNQFRAYESRKGLEIAKKVLIQKLKNENNLLKHYNLKSYEQNRKLPSLEEIRNVHGEKITQALRLKLHVIEENFSKYYYAQMFPLLPKWLRILKRVGRNAVEPYNNLLNLSYEVLEWKILKSCLKSKLELYLGFLHSVQYGKPSLVLDLIEPFRPYIIHFLMHYSKTLTSKDFQKHYIIKDHYPRYFLKHKTAWNLIETINKQLFEAYLPMQRNRKHGKQMSFETFIDEYVSSIAGHLNANKPIKREFPSYSMFSFKNYELCL